From a single Vibrio tubiashii genomic region:
- a CDS encoding SDR family oxidoreductase: protein MKTVVITGANRGIGLSLAKNYLAQGWQVHATYRSESSSPDLLELEGNNLTCHPLDITDYQGLSEFANALPAIDLLINNAGYYGPKGYGFGNTDVDEWRKVFEINTIAPLKLVETLYPNLRKGQLKKIACLSSKVGSMTENTSGGGYIYRSSKAALNSVVKSLSNDLTAEGFTVLALHPGWVQTEMGGPNALIDTDTSAKGLIKVIEQTDQACSGEFINYNGDRLPW, encoded by the coding sequence ATGAAAACTGTTGTAATCACCGGAGCTAACCGTGGTATAGGATTAAGCTTAGCGAAAAACTATCTTGCTCAAGGCTGGCAAGTTCACGCAACTTATCGTTCAGAGAGTAGTTCGCCGGATCTTCTGGAGTTGGAAGGTAACAACCTAACCTGTCACCCATTAGATATCACGGATTATCAAGGACTGAGTGAATTTGCTAACGCGTTACCCGCTATCGATTTGCTAATCAACAACGCAGGCTACTACGGGCCAAAAGGTTATGGCTTTGGTAACACCGATGTTGATGAGTGGCGAAAAGTGTTTGAAATCAACACCATTGCACCGTTGAAACTGGTGGAGACTTTATACCCTAACCTGCGAAAAGGGCAGCTAAAGAAAATTGCTTGCCTCTCGTCTAAAGTCGGCAGCATGACTGAGAATACTTCAGGTGGTGGCTACATTTACCGCTCGTCAAAAGCGGCCCTCAACTCTGTAGTTAAAAGCTTAAGCAACGATCTGACAGCTGAAGGTTTTACCGTGTTAGCGCTTCACCCTGGCTGGGTACAAACTGAAATGGGCGGGCCTAATGCGTTGATTGATACCGACACTTCCGCAAAGGGTTTAATCAAAGTGATTGAACAAACAGATCAAGCCTGTTCTGGTGAGTTTATTAACTACAACGGTGATCGTTTACCTTGGTAA
- a CDS encoding GH1 family beta-glucosidase, with product MNKFQLPTDSKLRSPEFLFGVATSSYQIEGGAQLGGRSPSIWDTFCNKPGAVDNADNGDVACDHFHLWKQDIEMIQGLGVDAYRLSMAWPRIIPQDGVVNQEGLKFYEQIIDECHARGLKVFVTLYHWDLPQYLEDKGGWLNRETAYKFEQYANVVSEYFGDKIDSYATLNEPFCSSYLGYRWGIHAPGIKGEREGFLSAHHLMLAHGLAIPHMRKNAPNAMHGCVFNATPAYPLNDNDVAAAEYSDAEGFHWFMDPVLKGEYPQLVLDRQSHNMPMILEGDLDIIRTDLDFIGINFYTRCVVRFDENGDIKDVPQPENEHTFIGWEIYPQALTDLLLRLNDRYDNLPPLYITENGAAGEDDCINGEVNDTQRVNYFQAHLEAVDNAIKSGVNVQGYFAWSLMDNFEWAFGYKQRFGIVHVEYETQKRTLKQSAIAYRNMLLERREENL from the coding sequence ATGAATAAATTCCAACTTCCTACTGATTCTAAATTACGCAGCCCAGAGTTCTTGTTTGGCGTCGCCACGTCTTCTTATCAGATTGAGGGTGGCGCTCAGCTTGGTGGACGAAGCCCATCTATCTGGGACACCTTCTGCAATAAGCCAGGTGCAGTAGACAACGCAGACAACGGCGATGTTGCCTGTGACCATTTCCATCTTTGGAAACAAGACATTGAGATGATTCAAGGGCTAGGTGTCGACGCATACCGACTGTCTATGGCATGGCCCCGCATCATTCCTCAAGACGGTGTAGTCAATCAAGAAGGGCTAAAGTTCTATGAACAGATCATCGATGAATGTCACGCGCGGGGATTAAAAGTATTTGTCACACTTTATCACTGGGATCTGCCTCAGTACCTTGAAGATAAAGGGGGCTGGCTGAACCGCGAAACCGCTTACAAATTTGAACAGTACGCTAACGTAGTCAGTGAGTACTTCGGCGACAAAATCGACTCCTACGCCACGCTTAACGAACCGTTTTGCTCTTCGTACCTAGGTTATCGTTGGGGAATCCATGCGCCGGGTATTAAGGGCGAACGCGAGGGCTTTTTGTCGGCTCACCACCTAATGCTAGCTCATGGCTTAGCGATTCCTCACATGCGTAAGAATGCCCCTAACGCCATGCATGGTTGTGTGTTCAATGCCACACCAGCATACCCATTAAACGATAACGATGTGGCTGCTGCCGAGTATTCAGATGCAGAAGGTTTCCACTGGTTTATGGACCCAGTCCTGAAAGGCGAATATCCGCAGTTAGTTCTTGACCGTCAATCTCACAATATGCCGATGATCTTAGAGGGCGATCTCGACATTATCCGCACCGACTTGGACTTTATCGGTATTAACTTCTATACCCGCTGCGTGGTTCGCTTTGATGAAAATGGTGATATCAAAGACGTGCCTCAGCCAGAAAATGAACATACTTTTATCGGCTGGGAGATCTACCCACAAGCACTCACTGATCTACTACTTCGTCTTAACGACCGTTACGACAACCTGCCACCACTTTACATCACTGAAAATGGGGCTGCTGGTGAAGACGATTGTATCAATGGGGAAGTGAATGACACCCAGCGTGTTAACTATTTCCAAGCACACTTAGAAGCGGTGGATAACGCTATTAAATCTGGTGTTAACGTACAAGGCTACTTCGCATGGAGCCTAATGGATAACTTCGAGTGGGCATTTGGTTACAAACAGCGTTTCGGTATCGTACACGTTGAGTATGAAACCCAAAAACGAACGCTAAAGCAGAGCGCCATTGCTTACCGTAACATGCTACTTGAGCGCCGAGAGGAGAATTTGTAA
- a CDS encoding carbohydrate ABC transporter permease, which yields MTTNSITSPRWRPSDRSLEIFTKLLMALLAVVLIVSAIMTVFPFLWSALLSTRDRTEIFGSGISFAIGDSLAVNYAKLLEIMPFWQAMFNSIYIAFLGTTISLLFCSMGGYAFAVYKFKGKTLLFGMLVGSMMIPPVLSLIPYFMIVKFLGLLDNHLAVWLPFTTTPFGIFLMRQHVVASVPKELLEAAKLDGAGEFRTYWNVVLPLMKPALATLAIVQFVFFWNMFMQPLVVLTTPENYVITQALRSVQGIPNTPWGAVMLGTTISILPLVVTYLFASKQMISGLTSGAVKG from the coding sequence ATGACGACAAACTCGATAACTTCTCCTCGCTGGCGACCTAGTGATCGTAGCCTAGAGATATTTACCAAGCTGCTGATGGCATTACTTGCTGTAGTCCTGATCGTTTCTGCGATTATGACCGTGTTCCCTTTCCTGTGGTCTGCACTGCTATCCACACGTGATAGAACCGAGATCTTCGGCTCTGGCATCAGCTTCGCTATCGGCGACAGCTTAGCGGTTAACTACGCCAAGCTATTGGAAATCATGCCATTCTGGCAAGCGATGTTTAACTCAATCTACATCGCATTTTTGGGCACTACGATTTCATTGCTGTTTTGTAGCATGGGTGGCTATGCGTTTGCTGTCTACAAGTTCAAAGGCAAAACCTTGCTGTTTGGTATGTTGGTCGGCTCGATGATGATCCCACCTGTGCTCAGTTTGATCCCCTACTTCATGATCGTCAAATTCCTTGGCTTGCTCGATAACCATCTCGCTGTGTGGCTACCGTTTACCACTACACCATTTGGTATTTTCCTGATGCGACAGCATGTGGTTGCGTCAGTACCTAAGGAGTTGTTAGAAGCGGCTAAGCTCGATGGCGCAGGCGAGTTTAGAACTTACTGGAATGTTGTTCTGCCACTGATGAAACCCGCTCTAGCAACACTTGCTATCGTTCAATTCGTTTTCTTCTGGAACATGTTTATGCAGCCTCTGGTTGTACTCACAACTCCAGAAAACTATGTCATTACCCAAGCGCTACGCAGCGTCCAAGGTATCCCAAATACCCCTTGGGGAGCGGTCATGCTAGGTACAACCATTTCGATTCTTCCACTGGTTGTCACTTATCTATTCGCGTCGAAACAAATGATTAGCGGCCTGACGTCAGGCGCTGTTAAAGGCTAA
- a CDS encoding ABC transporter ATP-binding protein has product MAKVEFKNIKKSYDDVEVVKHFDFTVNDGEFVVFLGPSGCGKSTTLRMLAGLESITAGEILVGDKLMNKIDAKDRDLAMVFQSYALYPHMTVYENIAFALKLKGMAKSQIDVEVRKAAKMLELEPLLDRKPKELSGGQRQRVAMGRAMVRTPKVFLFDEPLSNLDAKLRGTMREEIKQLHRELQTTTIYVTHDQIEAMTLADRIVILKDGYVAQVGTPTQVFQQPANKFVAQFIGNPSMNMLDAQLVGEEGNWQIELGDVRIPLPQRFHAHASKNLVLHFGVRPTDIHLRAEQVDHDRVLPLPVQIKDKELLGASILLKTEIAGQPLMVETQAAEVDVSELTLYLDLDAVHLFDALSENSLATF; this is encoded by the coding sequence ATGGCTAAAGTTGAATTCAAAAACATCAAGAAGTCTTACGACGATGTCGAGGTAGTGAAACACTTCGATTTCACCGTCAACGATGGCGAGTTTGTGGTTTTCCTCGGTCCATCTGGTTGCGGAAAGTCAACCACGCTACGCATGCTGGCTGGCCTAGAAAGCATCACTGCTGGCGAGATACTTGTTGGCGATAAGCTGATGAATAAAATCGATGCTAAAGATAGAGACTTAGCGATGGTATTCCAGAGCTATGCACTTTACCCACATATGACGGTATACGAAAACATCGCGTTTGCCCTCAAGCTCAAAGGCATGGCAAAAAGCCAGATTGATGTTGAAGTGCGTAAAGCAGCAAAAATGTTGGAACTAGAGCCACTTCTCGATCGCAAACCTAAAGAACTTTCTGGTGGACAGCGTCAGCGAGTTGCAATGGGTCGAGCTATGGTGCGTACACCTAAAGTGTTCTTGTTTGATGAGCCACTTTCAAACTTAGATGCCAAACTGCGTGGAACCATGCGTGAAGAGATCAAGCAGCTTCATCGAGAACTACAAACAACCACTATCTACGTCACCCATGACCAAATAGAAGCAATGACACTTGCTGATCGTATTGTCATTCTTAAAGATGGCTATGTCGCACAAGTGGGTACACCAACACAAGTGTTCCAGCAGCCTGCTAATAAGTTTGTTGCCCAGTTCATTGGCAACCCATCAATGAACATGCTTGACGCACAATTGGTTGGCGAAGAAGGCAATTGGCAGATAGAGCTTGGTGATGTTCGCATCCCACTTCCACAACGTTTCCACGCGCATGCCTCTAAAAATCTGGTACTTCACTTCGGTGTTAGGCCAACGGATATCCATCTGCGTGCCGAACAAGTGGACCATGATCGGGTTCTGCCGCTGCCGGTCCAGATCAAGGACAAAGAACTGCTGGGCGCAAGCATACTGCTAAAAACGGAAATTGCGGGGCAGCCACTGATGGTGGAAACACAAGCAGCAGAAGTTGATGTCAGTGAACTGACTTTGTATCTCGATTTAGATGCGGTTCACCTGTTTGATGCCTTGAGTGAAAACTCACTGGCCACCTTCTAA
- a CDS encoding LacI family DNA-binding transcriptional regulator, with protein MKSKKKNKSPSIYDVAKLAGVSPSTVSRFLNRTTYVSDEKSYNIEQAIKTLGYKPNYTMNQGSNTRSMTIGVLVQNPESPHTSRILNDMEKVLNAQGYSLVIATGHWKNKLESHALDYLSKSNVDGVIIVTGSLTEKQILEYAENIPVVAVGYDVIGDRVRCVNIDNVLGGYMATLHLLQQGHLNIAHIKGLLNQPDAVARFVGYKKALQEAGIKVQPKLIKQGDFSSECGYQLTKELIESKCHFSAIFAANDQTAYGVIKALHDHGYRVPEDISVVGFDDLPTSFYFTPALTTMRQPVEEVGVVCAESILNLLSGNRHEVRLPPIELIIRQSTKSLYR; from the coding sequence ATGAAATCAAAAAAGAAGAATAAATCCCCCTCCATCTATGATGTCGCAAAACTTGCTGGCGTCTCACCCAGTACTGTTTCCCGTTTTCTCAATCGGACAACTTACGTCTCTGATGAAAAAAGCTACAACATTGAGCAAGCAATAAAAACACTGGGCTATAAGCCTAACTACACCATGAATCAGGGCAGCAACACGCGTTCCATGACCATTGGCGTTCTGGTGCAAAACCCCGAAAGCCCGCATACAAGCCGTATTCTGAATGACATGGAGAAAGTCCTCAATGCACAGGGCTACTCTCTGGTTATCGCGACCGGACACTGGAAAAACAAACTTGAATCACATGCTCTAGACTACTTATCTAAAAGTAATGTTGATGGCGTCATCATTGTCACCGGCAGCCTCACCGAGAAGCAAATCCTAGAGTATGCAGAAAACATCCCTGTTGTCGCCGTTGGCTATGATGTGATTGGCGATCGGGTGCGCTGCGTTAACATCGATAACGTACTTGGTGGTTACATGGCGACCTTGCACCTACTTCAACAAGGTCACTTAAACATTGCCCATATTAAAGGTCTGCTCAACCAACCAGACGCGGTCGCACGCTTTGTCGGCTACAAGAAAGCGTTGCAAGAGGCAGGAATCAAGGTTCAGCCAAAACTGATTAAACAAGGCGACTTCAGCAGTGAATGTGGCTATCAACTGACTAAGGAACTGATTGAATCTAAGTGTCACTTCAGTGCCATTTTCGCTGCCAATGACCAAACGGCCTATGGGGTTATCAAAGCCCTGCATGACCACGGTTATCGAGTACCAGAAGATATCTCAGTGGTAGGCTTTGATGATCTTCCGACCTCATTTTACTTTACCCCTGCGCTCACCACGATGCGTCAACCCGTTGAAGAAGTCGGTGTTGTCTGTGCTGAGTCAATTCTTAACTTGTTAAGTGGCAATAGACATGAAGTACGCCTGCCACCTATCGAGCTTATTATCAGGCAATCGACCAAGTCCCTTTACCGCTAG
- a CDS encoding DUF3080 domain-containing protein has protein sequence MKQTLRTLLIVGLTIGVVTGCRDNAPSEPFDDYLTRVARVQDAPKVNKDSVSYAQLPRKRDLYLDVPSVSIGLLDSYQLRQCGLFNLIAEKNSVLGKVADEFRNYDYQTALLDGLSRCINSNALEPDLVMKLVEIKQQKQSQFETHHWNLIFASDAMQKQLSGTRWLEPNLGQTVVEINQALATLNLASDNVSNQVIDVQEILEKKLIVGNLSYSLAMATSKLNHVTQQLTEYDHNIICAQNRDTTKFKYLNNVFEQQFVGKVQPYMAQLDGYYQTLSSNLNLFDPKPSIHSYVYPLKKHHVEFRQAIRRHVDYWQLLFKRCGRKVG, from the coding sequence ATGAAACAGACACTTCGCACGCTTTTAATTGTTGGCCTAACCATCGGAGTCGTTACTGGGTGTAGAGACAACGCACCCAGTGAGCCTTTTGATGACTACCTAACTCGCGTTGCAAGAGTGCAAGACGCACCCAAAGTAAATAAAGATTCAGTGAGCTACGCTCAGTTGCCCCGAAAGCGCGATTTATACCTTGATGTGCCTTCTGTCTCAATCGGCCTGCTCGACAGTTACCAATTAAGGCAATGTGGGTTGTTTAATCTGATAGCGGAGAAGAACTCCGTTTTAGGTAAAGTTGCCGACGAGTTTCGTAATTATGACTACCAAACAGCGTTGTTGGATGGCCTCTCTCGGTGCATAAACAGTAACGCCCTAGAACCAGATTTGGTAATGAAACTTGTCGAGATAAAACAACAAAAGCAGTCTCAGTTTGAGACGCATCATTGGAACCTAATATTTGCGAGTGATGCGATGCAGAAACAGCTTAGCGGAACTCGCTGGCTAGAGCCTAACCTTGGCCAAACAGTGGTTGAAATCAATCAAGCGTTAGCAACTTTGAATCTCGCTTCTGACAACGTAAGTAACCAAGTAATTGACGTTCAAGAGATTCTTGAGAAAAAGCTTATTGTGGGCAATCTTAGCTACTCTCTCGCGATGGCAACGAGCAAACTAAACCACGTCACCCAACAACTCACAGAATATGACCACAATATAATCTGCGCTCAAAATCGTGATACCACTAAGTTCAAATATCTCAACAATGTCTTTGAACAGCAATTTGTGGGTAAGGTGCAACCCTACATGGCTCAACTCGATGGCTATTATCAGACCCTGTCATCAAACCTAAATCTGTTTGATCCCAAGCCAAGCATTCATAGCTATGTGTATCCACTAAAGAAACACCATGTGGAGTTTCGTCAAGCTATACGTCGTCACGTCGATTATTGGCAACTGTTGTTTAAACGCTGTGGGCGCAAAGTAGGTTGA
- a CDS encoding ABC transporter substrate-binding protein, translating into MKLKTLTLATVTALGLATTVNAADSNIRFDGFPDFDSSLKVLLPDFEKETGIKVDYLMNNHGDHHTKLTTNLATGSGAGDVIVVDVEKIGPFVASGGLVNLSENYGADKFAESFAPYAWAQGKGADGDVYGMPVDLGPGVMYYRSDVFAKAGIDVNQAIKDWDSYIKAGEELKKKDVYLIASAADVAQAIIFTTVPEGEGLYFDADGNPVVTSERFVHAFEVAKEIREKGLDARILAWSNEWYEGFRNGTFATQLSGAWLLGHLNNWIAPETAGNWGVSHLPDGIYGSWGGSFLSIPTQSKHQDEAWKLIEYMTTRRDIQLKHFETIAAFPANTQTYDDALFQEEVEFLGGQKARLLFADVAKNIKPVAPAKGDHVARSIILENALMEVLDEGKDIKTALKEAERMIKRRTRNL; encoded by the coding sequence ATGAAACTAAAAACTTTGACGCTTGCCACTGTCACCGCACTTGGACTTGCTACGACAGTCAACGCCGCCGATTCAAACATTCGCTTTGACGGCTTCCCAGACTTCGATAGCAGCCTCAAGGTTCTGCTGCCTGACTTCGAAAAAGAGACGGGAATCAAGGTCGATTACCTGATGAACAATCATGGCGACCACCACACCAAACTGACCACTAACCTTGCGACAGGCTCAGGTGCAGGCGATGTTATTGTCGTTGATGTTGAAAAGATTGGCCCTTTTGTCGCTTCTGGCGGCTTAGTTAACCTATCTGAAAACTATGGTGCCGATAAGTTTGCCGAGAGTTTTGCTCCTTATGCTTGGGCGCAAGGTAAAGGTGCCGACGGTGATGTTTATGGTATGCCTGTCGACCTAGGCCCAGGGGTAATGTACTACCGCAGTGATGTATTTGCTAAAGCGGGCATTGATGTAAACCAAGCGATCAAAGACTGGGATTCTTACATCAAAGCGGGTGAAGAGCTGAAGAAAAAAGACGTTTACCTGATTGCTTCTGCGGCCGACGTTGCCCAAGCGATTATCTTCACCACTGTGCCTGAGGGAGAAGGGCTCTACTTCGATGCAGACGGTAACCCTGTGGTCACCTCTGAACGCTTTGTGCATGCATTCGAAGTAGCAAAAGAGATCCGTGAAAAAGGCTTAGATGCGCGAATCTTAGCGTGGTCAAACGAATGGTATGAAGGTTTCCGTAATGGCACCTTTGCCACTCAATTGTCTGGTGCATGGCTGCTTGGTCACCTAAATAACTGGATCGCACCTGAAACTGCAGGTAACTGGGGTGTTTCTCACCTACCAGATGGTATCTATGGTAGTTGGGGTGGCTCTTTCCTCTCAATTCCAACTCAGTCAAAACACCAAGATGAAGCGTGGAAACTGATTGAATACATGACAACGCGTCGTGATATTCAGCTTAAACACTTTGAGACCATTGCTGCATTCCCAGCCAACACCCAAACCTACGATGATGCTTTGTTCCAAGAGGAAGTCGAATTCCTAGGCGGTCAAAAAGCCCGTTTGCTGTTTGCTGACGTGGCGAAAAACATCAAGCCTGTTGCTCCGGCTAAAGGTGACCATGTTGCTCGCTCGATAATCTTAGAAAATGCTCTGATGGAAGTACTTGATGAAGGTAAAGACATCAAAACTGCACTCAAAGAAGCAGAGCGCATGATTAAGCGTCGTACACGCAATCTTTAA
- a CDS encoding carbohydrate ABC transporter permease, translating to MNHAASKVMETSQRESLFSRLSLKALTPYGFLLPFLIIFSVFGIFPLLFSIYLSFHEWNPVEGLGAMDYVGLENYHIALTDPWLWRSLKNTLWLAITSGVAQHLVALPVAYILVSMSDRLRHWLTSAYFLPFITSTVAASLIFFNMYSPNSGIINQSLMALADSSLFGWAFAWVNDYQPIRWLDDATMVKPSIAIMVFWKYTGFNIVLYTTGLMTIPKDILEAARMDGANAWRRFWSISLPMIRPFIFFAVTMTIIGNLQLFEEPFVLTRGTGGTGQSGLTISMYLYKVGWEWLEMGTASAISWLLFMLIAGCTAIQFFFFGKKGLGEQ from the coding sequence ATGAATCATGCAGCGAGCAAGGTTATGGAAACATCACAACGCGAAAGCCTTTTTTCTCGCCTGAGTTTGAAAGCGCTTACACCGTATGGATTCCTACTGCCGTTTTTGATTATTTTCTCGGTATTTGGGATTTTCCCACTGCTTTTTTCTATCTATCTCTCTTTTCATGAGTGGAACCCGGTCGAAGGCCTTGGCGCTATGGACTATGTGGGGCTAGAGAACTACCACATTGCCCTAACCGACCCTTGGCTGTGGCGCTCATTAAAGAACACACTCTGGCTTGCGATTACGTCAGGTGTAGCACAGCACTTAGTCGCTCTGCCCGTTGCCTACATTTTGGTCTCGATGAGTGACCGTCTTCGCCACTGGCTAACATCCGCGTATTTTCTGCCTTTCATTACTTCGACGGTTGCGGCATCGCTGATCTTTTTCAACATGTATTCGCCCAACTCAGGAATCATTAACCAAAGCTTGATGGCATTAGCGGATAGCTCTTTGTTTGGCTGGGCATTTGCTTGGGTAAATGACTACCAACCAATCCGTTGGCTTGATGACGCCACCATGGTGAAACCGTCTATCGCAATTATGGTGTTCTGGAAATACACCGGCTTCAACATTGTGCTCTACACAACCGGTTTGATGACAATTCCAAAAGATATTCTTGAAGCCGCCCGTATGGATGGGGCTAACGCTTGGCGTCGATTCTGGAGCATTTCACTGCCTATGATTCGTCCATTTATCTTCTTTGCAGTCACCATGACCATCATCGGCAACCTGCAGCTGTTTGAAGAACCGTTCGTGTTAACACGTGGCACGGGTGGTACCGGCCAATCTGGCTTAACCATCTCAATGTACTTATACAAAGTAGGTTGGGAATGGCTTGAAATGGGCACCGCTTCAGCGATCTCTTGGCTGCTGTTTATGTTGATTGCAGGCTGTACCGCAATTCAATTCTTCTTCTTCGGTAAAAAAGGTCTGGGAGAGCAATAA
- a CDS encoding LacI family DNA-binding transcriptional regulator, whose amino-acid sequence MATIKDVSEYAGVSQATVSRVINGTSRVSHDKKLKVEKAIQVLGYRPNSIAQALASSRTGSIGIIVPELGGPFYSGILHSIEKRLRRFGYHVIVTAGSNTEQGQRESVEFLLGRRVDAMILHTQHLSDDYLTELEAKGVALVLVNRFVPELAQNCIEIDNELGGQLATEYLLRMGHRDIACITGPLDKSDARGRLQGYRKAIEEAGLLFDEALISEAGFTEESGISAMRKLLKRERPFTAVFASNDHMAFGAFEVLKEHNIQVPEQVSLIGFDDILFARYISPPLTTVNFPIEQMSAEAVQLVIQILNKNKRDVSFKLSPTLVPRSSVKQL is encoded by the coding sequence TCTCGCGTCATCAATGGCACGAGTCGAGTAAGCCATGACAAAAAGCTCAAGGTAGAGAAAGCCATTCAAGTTCTAGGCTACCGACCAAACTCGATTGCTCAAGCACTCGCATCTAGCCGCACTGGCAGCATTGGCATCATAGTCCCTGAGCTCGGTGGTCCGTTTTATTCTGGCATCCTGCATAGTATTGAAAAAAGGTTACGCCGTTTTGGCTACCACGTCATCGTCACTGCTGGCTCAAATACTGAACAGGGCCAACGTGAGTCGGTGGAGTTCCTACTCGGGCGTCGAGTCGATGCAATGATTTTACACACTCAGCACCTCTCAGATGACTACCTCACAGAGCTAGAAGCAAAAGGAGTGGCTTTGGTTTTGGTCAATCGTTTCGTACCAGAACTAGCGCAGAACTGTATCGAAATTGATAACGAATTAGGGGGCCAACTGGCAACCGAATATTTGTTGCGAATGGGGCATCGCGACATTGCATGTATTACCGGCCCTCTGGACAAATCAGATGCACGGGGGCGTCTGCAGGGTTACCGCAAAGCGATTGAAGAAGCGGGACTCCTGTTCGACGAAGCACTGATTTCAGAGGCCGGTTTTACCGAAGAGTCTGGCATAAGCGCAATGCGCAAGCTGCTCAAGCGTGAACGACCTTTTACCGCCGTTTTTGCCAGTAATGATCATATGGCGTTCGGCGCTTTTGAGGTATTGAAAGAGCACAACATTCAGGTCCCAGAACAGGTGTCACTGATTGGTTTCGATGACATTTTGTTTGCTCGTTATATTTCGCCGCCTCTTACAACCGTGAATTTTCCCATTGAGCAAATGAGTGCCGAAGCGGTTCAACTGGTTATTCAAATACTCAACAAAAACAAGCGAGATGTGAGCTTCAAACTGTCACCTACCCTAGTGCCTAGAAGCTCAGTAAAACAACTCTAA